In one Trichosurus vulpecula isolate mTriVul1 chromosome 8, mTriVul1.pri, whole genome shotgun sequence genomic region, the following are encoded:
- the TUBGCP2 gene encoding gamma-tubulin complex component 2 isoform X2, whose protein sequence is MSEFRIHHDVNELLSLLRVHGGDGAEVYIDLLQKNRTPYVTTTVSAHSAKVKIAEFSRTPEDFLKKYDELKSKNARNLDPLVYLLAKLTEDRETLQYLQQNAKDRAELAASTVVNSSTNFSIPSTASKISMQELEELRKQLGSVATGPNLQQSQELTRKMLRDKQSKRNSGHHLPVFPTWVYERPTLIGDFLVGSGLSLDSAPPVGSLPLASQESAVVEDLLYVLVGVDGRYITAQALLSRQTRTFLVDPNLDMSVKELVNRILPVAASYSAVTRFIEEKSSFEYGQVNHALAAAMRTLVKEYMILITQLEHLQRQGLLSLQKLWFYIQPTMRTMEILASLATSVDKGECLGGATLSLLHDRSFNYTGDSQAQELCLYLTKAASVPYFEILEKWIYRGIINDPYSEFMVEEHELQKEKIQEDYNDKYWDQRYTVVQPQIPSFLQKMADKILSTGKYLNVVRECGHDVTCPVAKEIVYTLKERAYVEQIEKAFNYASKVLLDFLMEEKELVAHLRSIKHYFLMDQGDFFVHFMDLTEEELKKPVDDIIPTRLEALLELALRMSTANTDPFKDDLKIDLMPHDLITQLLRVLAIETKQEKSIINADPTELTLSGLEAFSFDYIVKWPLSLIINRKALTRYQMLFRHMFYCKHVERQLCSVWISNKTAKQFSLPCAKWFAGAFTLRQRMLNFVQNIQYYMMFEVMEPTWHILEKNLKSASNIDDVLSHHTSFLDNCLKDCMLTNPELLKIFSKLMSVCVMFTNCMQRFTQSMKLDGELGCPPAEPGTMLGPPTEAERAEEALKRKLATKYLAEHVDALQLTSGFEATINKFDKNFSTHLLDLLDKLSVFSTNDCEHSMVSVISRLDFNGFYTERLERLSAERSQTVAAPVPVARAALPVQ, encoded by the exons ATGAGTGAATTCCGGATTCACCACGACGTGAACGAGCTGCTGAGTTTGCTGCGTGTGCATGGGGGGGATGGCGCCGAGGTCTACATCGACTTGCTGCAGAAGAACAGGACGCCCTACGTCACGACGACAGTGTCTGCGCACAGCGCCAAG GTAAAAATAGCAGAATTTTCCCGTACTCCTGAAGATTTTCTGAAGAAGTATGATGAGTTGAAATCAAAGAATGCCCGAAATCTTGACCCTCTGGTCTACCTCTTGGCAAAGCTCACAGAAGACAGAGAG ACTCTTCAGTATCTGCAGCAGAATGCCAAAGACAGGGCCGAGCTGGCTGCCAGCACGGTCGTGAACAGCAGCACCAACTTTAGCATCCCTTCGACGGCGTCCAAGATTTCCATGCAGGAGCTAGAGGAGCTCCGGAAGCAGCTGGGCAGTGTGGCCACTGGCCCCAACTTACAGCAG TCGCAGGAGCTCACCAGGAAGATGCTCCGGGACAAACAGAGCAAGAGAAATTCAGGTCACCACCTGCCGGTGTTTCCCACATGGGTGTATGAGAGACCGACCCTGATTGGGGATTTCTTGGTTGGCTCTGGCCTCAGCTTGGACTCTGCTCCGCCTGTTG GGAGCTTGCCCTTGGCCTCTCAAGAATCCGCAGTCGTGGAGGACTTGCTATATGTTCTGGTCGGAGTGGATGGGCGCTACATCACGGCTCAGGCCCTCCTCAGCAGGCAGACCCGCACATTCCTTGTGGACCCTAATCTAGACATGTCTGTCAAGGAGCTGGTGAACAGGATTCTCCCAGTGGCCGCAAGTTACTCAGCTGTGACCAG GTTCATAGAGGAGAAGTCTTCCTTTGAGTACGGCCAGGTTAATCATGCCTTGGCAGCCGCCATGAGGACCCTGGTCAAGGAGTACATGATCCTGATCACTCAGCTAGAGCACCTGCAAAGGCAAGGCCTCCTCTCCTTGCAGAAACTGTGGTTTTACATTCAGCCTACTATGCGCACCATGGAGATCCTGGCCTCCCTTG CCACATCTGTGGATAAAGGTGAGTGTCTGGGGGGTGCAACCCTGAGCCTTCTCCACGACAGAAGCTTCAACTACACTGGTGACAGCCAGGCCCAGGAGCTCTGTCTGTATCTGACCAAGGCAGCCAGCGTCCCCTACTTTGAGATCCTGGAGAAGTGGATCTACCGTGGGATCATCAATGACCCCTACAG CGAATTCATGGTGGAAGAGCATGAGCTTCAGAAAGAGAAGATCCAGGAAGATTACAATGACAAGTACTGGGATCAGAGGTACACTGTTGTCCAGCCACAgatcccttctttcctccagaaAATGGCAGACAAGATCCTAAGCACAG GCAAGTATCTGAATGTGGTCCGAGAGTGTGGCCATGACGTGACCTGCCCCGTGGCCAAGGAGATCGTCTATACTCTAAAGGAGCGCGCCTATGTGGAGCAGATTGAGAAGGCCTTCAACTATGCGAGCAAAGTACTGTTGGACTTCCTGATGGAGGAGAAGGAGCTCGTGGCACACTTGAG GTCCATCAAGCACTACTTCCTCATGGACCAGGGGGACTTCTTTGTGCATTTCATGGACCTCACGGAAGAAGAGCTGAAGAAGCCTGTGGACGACATCATCCCCACTCGGCTCGAAGCTCTGCTAGAACTGGCACTGAGGATGAGCACAGCCAACACGGACCCCTTCAAAGACGATCTGAAG ATCGACCTGATGCCTCATGACCTCATTACGCAGCTTTTGCGAGTTCTCGCCATAGAAACCAAACAGGAAAAATCCATCATTAATGCTGACCCTACGGAGCTCACTCTGAGCGGCCTCGAAGCCTTTTCTTTTGATTACATCGTCAAGTGGCCGCTCTCACTGATCATCAACAG GAAGGCGCTCACCCGCTACCAGATGCTCTTCCGGCACATGTTCTATTGCAAGCACGTGGAGAGGCAGCTGTGCAGTGTCTGGATCAGCAACAAGACAGCCAAGCAGTTCTCCCTGCCCTGCGCCAAGTG GTTCGCCGGGGCTTTCACGCTGAGACAGCGCATGTTGAACTTTGTCCAGAACATCCAGTATTACATGATGTTCGAGGTGATGGAGCCAACCTGGCACATCCTGGAGAAGAATCTGAAGTCG GCATCCAACATCGATGATGTCCTCAGCCACCACACGAGCTTCTTGGACAACTGTCTCAAGGATTGTATGCTCACTAACCCAGAGCTGCTGAAGATCTTCTCAAAGCTGATGTCCGTGTGTGTCATGTTCACAAACTGCATGCAG AGATTCACCCAGAGCATGAAGCTGGACGGTGAGCTGGGCTGTCCCCCAGCAGAGCCGGGCACCATGCTGGGTCCCCCCACAGAGGCTGAGAGGGCTGAGGAGGCACTCAAGAGGAAGCTGGCCACGAAG TATCTGGCAGAGCACGTGGACGCTCTTCAACTGACCTCGGGGTTTGAGGCCACCATCAACAAGTTTGATAAGAATTTCTCCACCCATCTCCTTGACCTCTTGGATAAACTGAGTGTGTTCAGCACCAATGATTGTGAGCACAGTATGGTCAGCGTCATCTCCAG GCTAGACTTCAATGGTTTCTACACGGAGCGGCTGGAGCGCTTGTCAGCCGAGAGAAGCCAGACGGTGGCAGCCCCAGTGCCCGTGGCCAGGGCGGCTCTGCCAGTGCAGTGA
- the ZNF511 gene encoding zinc finger protein 511, with protein sequence MGTLRDTLSTRRVPAYCCHIGGCDRVFDSLPGYVRHYQTLHQNACSFCRRSFPSDQLLDIHLLERHGTVPSSPTRAAAARERRPIPFYYQCPVWGCTDKFMSPEEQTDHLIRIHHYPAHLWFDSPPDHQSSGQQGSASSASASAGSAAGASAKESASASVASAASASASLASACQVSGQGGGAAIGEIIQDPEEAMDQTVEETEEEEEPVDDAEEEADEEPMGEDMGEDEEDEDPPESEAGSDPETPDEDICSLRGPTIAFGPGAALGVAGGYDDSAEEEEEEEEESSEDH encoded by the exons ATGGGGACTTTACGAGACACCCTCAGCACCCGAAG GGTGCCCGCCTACTGCTGCCACATTGGGGGCTGCGATCGGGTGTTCGACTCCCTGCCGGGCTACGTGCGTCACTACCAGACGCTGCACCAGAACGCGTGCTCCTTCTGCCGCCGCTCGTTCCCCTCGGACCAGCTGCTGGACATCCACCTCCTGGAGCGCCACGGCACCGTGCCGTCTTCGCCCACTCGGGCGGCGGCAGCGCGCGAGCGTCGCCCCATCCCCTTCTACTACCAGTGCCCTGTGTGGGGCTGCACTGACAAGTTCATGAGCCCCGAGGAGCAGACGGACCATCTGATCCGCATCCACCACTACCCGGCACATCTCTGGTTCGATTCGCCCCCGGACCACCAGAG TTCCGGCCAGCAGGGCTCGGCATCCTCGGCTTCGGCCTCCGCGGGGTCCGCCGCAGGGGCTTCTGCTAAGGAATCGGCCTCGGCTTCTGTGGCATCCGCTGCCTCTGCATCGGCTTCTCTAGCCTCGGCCTGCCAGGTCtctgggcagggaggaggagcagCCATAGGGGAGATCATCCAGGACCCGGAGGAGGCCATGGACCAGACCGTGGAGGAgaccgaggaggaggaggagcccgTGGACGATGCCGAGGAAGAGGCCGACGAGGAGCCCATGGGGGAGGATATGGGGGAGGACGAGGAGGACGAAGATCCTCCCGAGTCAGAGGCTGGCAGTGATCCCGAGACTCCTGACGAGGACATCTGCAGCCTCAG AGGCCCTACAATCGCCTTTGGCCCAGGTGCGGCTCTGGGTGTGGCTGGAGGATATGATGATagtgcagaggaggaggaggaggaggaggaggaaagttcCGAGGACCACTGA
- the TUBGCP2 gene encoding gamma-tubulin complex component 2 isoform X1: MSEFRIHHDVNELLSLLRVHGGDGAEVYIDLLQKNRTPYVTTTVSAHSAKVKIAEFSRTPEDFLKKYDELKSKNARNLDPLVYLLAKLTEDRETLQYLQQNAKDRAELAASTVVNSSTNFSIPSTASKISMQELEELRKQLGSVATGPNLQQSQELTRKMLRDKQSKRNSGHHLPVFPTWVYERPTLIGDFLVGSGLSLDSAPPVGSLPLASQESAVVEDLLYVLVGVDGRYITAQALLSRQTRTFLVDPNLDMSVKELVNRILPVAASYSAVTRFIEEKSSFEYGQVNHALAAAMRTLVKEYMILITQLEHLQRQGLLSLQKLWFYIQPTMRTMEILASLATSVDKGECLGGATLSLLHDRSFNYTGDSQAQELCLYLTKAASVPYFEILEKWIYRGIINDPYSEFMVEEHELQKEKIQEDYNDKYWDQRYTVVQPQIPSFLQKMADKILSTGKYLNVVRECGHDVTCPVAKEIVYTLKERAYVEQIEKAFNYASKVLLDFLMEEKELVAHLRSIKHYFLMDQGDFFVHFMDLTEEELKKPVDDIIPTRLEALLELALRMSTANTDPFKDDLKIDLMPHDLITQLLRVLAIETKQEKSIINADPTELTLSGLEAFSFDYIVKWPLSLIINRKALTRYQMLFRHMFYCKHVERQLCSVWISNKTAKQFSLPCAKWFAGAFTLRQRMLNFVQNIQYYMMFEVMEPTWHILEKNLKSASNIDDVLSHHTSFLDNCLKDCMLTNPELLKIFSKLMSVCVMFTNCMQRFTQSMKLDGELGCPPAEPGTMLGPPTEAERAEEALKRKLATKYLAEHVDALQLTSGFEATINKFDKNFSTHLLDLLDKLSVFSTNDCEHSMVSVISRCLKCLSPNKSAKADEAFIIHSLNTRCSDACPCLQEAYYLMRGRGQQRDPKNSARGEVAGGLSPREGVSPLSRCQGRPPKSDPETSGSHPLALWGETGGDISP; the protein is encoded by the exons ATGAGTGAATTCCGGATTCACCACGACGTGAACGAGCTGCTGAGTTTGCTGCGTGTGCATGGGGGGGATGGCGCCGAGGTCTACATCGACTTGCTGCAGAAGAACAGGACGCCCTACGTCACGACGACAGTGTCTGCGCACAGCGCCAAG GTAAAAATAGCAGAATTTTCCCGTACTCCTGAAGATTTTCTGAAGAAGTATGATGAGTTGAAATCAAAGAATGCCCGAAATCTTGACCCTCTGGTCTACCTCTTGGCAAAGCTCACAGAAGACAGAGAG ACTCTTCAGTATCTGCAGCAGAATGCCAAAGACAGGGCCGAGCTGGCTGCCAGCACGGTCGTGAACAGCAGCACCAACTTTAGCATCCCTTCGACGGCGTCCAAGATTTCCATGCAGGAGCTAGAGGAGCTCCGGAAGCAGCTGGGCAGTGTGGCCACTGGCCCCAACTTACAGCAG TCGCAGGAGCTCACCAGGAAGATGCTCCGGGACAAACAGAGCAAGAGAAATTCAGGTCACCACCTGCCGGTGTTTCCCACATGGGTGTATGAGAGACCGACCCTGATTGGGGATTTCTTGGTTGGCTCTGGCCTCAGCTTGGACTCTGCTCCGCCTGTTG GGAGCTTGCCCTTGGCCTCTCAAGAATCCGCAGTCGTGGAGGACTTGCTATATGTTCTGGTCGGAGTGGATGGGCGCTACATCACGGCTCAGGCCCTCCTCAGCAGGCAGACCCGCACATTCCTTGTGGACCCTAATCTAGACATGTCTGTCAAGGAGCTGGTGAACAGGATTCTCCCAGTGGCCGCAAGTTACTCAGCTGTGACCAG GTTCATAGAGGAGAAGTCTTCCTTTGAGTACGGCCAGGTTAATCATGCCTTGGCAGCCGCCATGAGGACCCTGGTCAAGGAGTACATGATCCTGATCACTCAGCTAGAGCACCTGCAAAGGCAAGGCCTCCTCTCCTTGCAGAAACTGTGGTTTTACATTCAGCCTACTATGCGCACCATGGAGATCCTGGCCTCCCTTG CCACATCTGTGGATAAAGGTGAGTGTCTGGGGGGTGCAACCCTGAGCCTTCTCCACGACAGAAGCTTCAACTACACTGGTGACAGCCAGGCCCAGGAGCTCTGTCTGTATCTGACCAAGGCAGCCAGCGTCCCCTACTTTGAGATCCTGGAGAAGTGGATCTACCGTGGGATCATCAATGACCCCTACAG CGAATTCATGGTGGAAGAGCATGAGCTTCAGAAAGAGAAGATCCAGGAAGATTACAATGACAAGTACTGGGATCAGAGGTACACTGTTGTCCAGCCACAgatcccttctttcctccagaaAATGGCAGACAAGATCCTAAGCACAG GCAAGTATCTGAATGTGGTCCGAGAGTGTGGCCATGACGTGACCTGCCCCGTGGCCAAGGAGATCGTCTATACTCTAAAGGAGCGCGCCTATGTGGAGCAGATTGAGAAGGCCTTCAACTATGCGAGCAAAGTACTGTTGGACTTCCTGATGGAGGAGAAGGAGCTCGTGGCACACTTGAG GTCCATCAAGCACTACTTCCTCATGGACCAGGGGGACTTCTTTGTGCATTTCATGGACCTCACGGAAGAAGAGCTGAAGAAGCCTGTGGACGACATCATCCCCACTCGGCTCGAAGCTCTGCTAGAACTGGCACTGAGGATGAGCACAGCCAACACGGACCCCTTCAAAGACGATCTGAAG ATCGACCTGATGCCTCATGACCTCATTACGCAGCTTTTGCGAGTTCTCGCCATAGAAACCAAACAGGAAAAATCCATCATTAATGCTGACCCTACGGAGCTCACTCTGAGCGGCCTCGAAGCCTTTTCTTTTGATTACATCGTCAAGTGGCCGCTCTCACTGATCATCAACAG GAAGGCGCTCACCCGCTACCAGATGCTCTTCCGGCACATGTTCTATTGCAAGCACGTGGAGAGGCAGCTGTGCAGTGTCTGGATCAGCAACAAGACAGCCAAGCAGTTCTCCCTGCCCTGCGCCAAGTG GTTCGCCGGGGCTTTCACGCTGAGACAGCGCATGTTGAACTTTGTCCAGAACATCCAGTATTACATGATGTTCGAGGTGATGGAGCCAACCTGGCACATCCTGGAGAAGAATCTGAAGTCG GCATCCAACATCGATGATGTCCTCAGCCACCACACGAGCTTCTTGGACAACTGTCTCAAGGATTGTATGCTCACTAACCCAGAGCTGCTGAAGATCTTCTCAAAGCTGATGTCCGTGTGTGTCATGTTCACAAACTGCATGCAG AGATTCACCCAGAGCATGAAGCTGGACGGTGAGCTGGGCTGTCCCCCAGCAGAGCCGGGCACCATGCTGGGTCCCCCCACAGAGGCTGAGAGGGCTGAGGAGGCACTCAAGAGGAAGCTGGCCACGAAG TATCTGGCAGAGCACGTGGACGCTCTTCAACTGACCTCGGGGTTTGAGGCCACCATCAACAAGTTTGATAAGAATTTCTCCACCCATCTCCTTGACCTCTTGGATAAACTGAGTGTGTTCAGCACCAATGATTGTGAGCACAGTATGGTCAGCGTCATCTCCAG GTGTTTGAAATGTCTATCTCCAAATAAGTCAGCAAAGGCagatgaagcatttattatacaCTCACTGAATACCAGGTGCAGTGATGCATGTCCCTGTCTCCAAGAAGCTTATTATCtaatgagggggaggggacagcAGCGAGACCCTAAGAACAGTGCCAGAGGTGAGGTGGCAGGTGGCCTGAGCCCCAGGGAGGGTGTCTCCCCTCTCTCCAGGTGCCAGGGCAGGCCACCAAAATCAGACCCAGAGACCAGTGGGTCACACCCCTTGGCCCTttggggagagacaggaggagacATCTCCCCGTGA